The sequence below is a genomic window from Ipomoea triloba cultivar NCNSP0323 chromosome 2, ASM357664v1.
GTGGATAAAAAttagtactaaaacaatagcCATGCACGAAAATTGGTAGGAATTAAATATGTggatcaaaattttcattttactaaTACTCTTGAGACTAAATTAGTAGTAAAGAGAACGATTAACAAAATAACCATACAGATTCAGATAGTATAAAGAAAAAGAGACAACTCTAATCAAGTTGATCAATCTGCAAAGTTAGGCGGCGGCAAGGGCGAAGAAGCGTGCTTAGTATCATCGTCAAGTGCATATGCTTCAACTCCTCTTTGAATGATATTCAGAATTGTGGCGTCGCCGCCAATGCCATTGCACTGCAATATTTCCTTCTCCAAGTGCTGGCAATAGCACTCAAAAACTTGAGAGCTTACAGAGACCCCAAAATCCAGCAAGAAAAGTAGCTCTATCTCCAGCTTGTTTAGCTCTGCGTTACTTACTCCCCCAACCCTAGCAAAGAACGCATTGTTGTAGTGCCTGCGCAcacaaaccatatatatatatatatatatatacacaatcaTAATTAAGCTTTACGACACACAGAAAGAGCTAGAGATCAGAGCATATTAGAGATTATAATGATGTTCTTAACTTACTCGTCGTCCAGAATCTTGGAAGCCACCATGACGCACGTGACAAGCAACCTATGAACATTTAGGGAGATGACAAGAGAGTTGGGGTACTTATGAGCCAATCGGTCCATGTAAACGTAGCCTACCACGAAGCAGGACGGGCTGCAATTTGTGTACTTGTAAATCCTCTCGATGTACTTCGGAATACTAATGCTCGGCGCTCTCACGCCGTGAAATGCGTTCAGACTTTTCCCTAGCCGGAAACCTGCTGATGACGACGACGACGAAGAAGACGACCCGTCGGTATTATTTTCCGTGCCGCCGTCGAGGCAGAGCAGGGCAAGGCGGTCGTTACGAGCCACCAACTTCTCCAGGACGGAGGAGAGGATGGTGAGGACTCGGGGCGTCGTCGTCTCCGCCTGGGTCGGCCCCGGCAGGGCGGGGAAGGGGTTGTCGCCTTCCTCTAACATCTACACCGTACCATTATTATTGTCCATCTCAGCTCAGACTACATGCCGATGATGATTTAGATGGCTATGAACCAACCGGTGGTTTAAAATTTACGTTTGTTCGCTCGCACGCTATCCTGTTTGCTTAATTGTGACGTGGCACTTTCCCGTACATAGGAATTAAACGCTGCGTTTTAAGGAGTATTAAAACTGGACTGGAGTCACTAAACTCTAGTTCTTGGCTTCTTGCATGTACTAATTCATGATTGCCAAGAGTCACGTGCATGCTTATCTTACCACTGCACATGTCTATACTCTACTGGATGTTTTTCTTTAGGTgtcaattctattttttttttttaataattcaggTTTAATTTCCAATGAATGATTCAGTTTATATCTTGGATCCCCATGAACCTGCGTCCAAGACTATAATAAATAAAGGAGATAAATCtcaaatttttcaattaatttcaaGTTCCCTAGCTACCACTTGTAAATTTACGCGAACAAAAGGGTCCATTTCTATATCATGgatcatatgttttttttttcttcaagtatttaaaaacttaaaatgaTCATTTTTAACCCAAAACGCTAGAGTTTCATATATTCACTTTTGCATGATATTGTTTAGAAATAACGAAATTTCTAGTTGTGAGGTTACTCCAACATGAATGTTCAAGTCTTTATGAGCATATATAGGAAGCTAATGCTTAGATCATGTTGAAATAATTTGAAGCCTAATTCTTGATATTGACTTATTTAcctatttcaaaatttgattgactatttaaattaaagaaagtggTATTTACACCACACAATGTAAGAAATACAATTCCAAccattaaaacaaataaagttaacacctttaatttgattgaaaaaaaaCAATATCCATCAGCTAGATTTGATGCCATACAAATAGGAGTACATGTTTTTCAACTTAACTTCCTCTTTAGTAAAATTTTGACGTTATGCTTGTAATTAAAGGCCAATAATGGCATTATAATTTTagcatttaaaatattaatttaaaaaaaatgtatttttaatctTAAATTACAGGCTTACAGCTACTCTGATGCTCCCGGCACCCCCAAGTTCCCAGCGCGAAAGGCGGAGAGAGCGAGTCCCCGTGGCCACGAACATAAATATCTGCAGATCTTTGTCTGATGAAGGATGACCCCATGTTCCCATTATTCCAATAACCAGCTCAGCAAACAAATCATTTTCTAGTGCTGTGCTTTACCCACGTGTCGGCCTCTCCGGGCCCCAGACCGCGTGCGTAAAATACCAACCAAGAATTTTCTCCATTAGAACTCCCGCTCAGATCAGTGGCAGAGGATCAAACAACCAACAAAAACAAACTCAACATTCAATGCTTAATTAGTTTCATGCCTAGCCTGCATGCATGAATGCCATGAACAATTCCTTTCATCACAAGAAAATTAAACTCCAATCCCGGCTAGTGATTCAAATATAATCGTCAAGCGAGGCTGTGTTACGTTGGTTTGAGCAATGGGTTATCGTTTTCCTGTTTCGCTTCTATGGTTTCTTGATGTTTAGTTAATTATTTGGCAGAATTGTTAGGTTGATAAGATAGAATTCTTTCTGGGGgaaataataatctttatagATAGATAAATATGGAGCCTTTATGTGAGTTTTGTGGGGTGGTGAGGGCAGTGGTGTATTGCAAAGCGGATTCAGCGAAGCTATGCCTACATTGCGACGGTTGTGTGCACTCTGCCAATGGCTTGTCGCGGCGGCACCAGCGATCATTAATTTGCGACAAATGTAATTCGCAGCCGGCGATGGTGAGATGTATGGACGACGACATTTGCATATGTGAGGCCTGTGATTGGGGCGGAAATGGGTGTTCCGGGCAGGCCCACCGGCGCAAGGTGTTGAGTGCCTACACCGGCTGTCCTTCTCCGGCTGACTTCACCAGGATGTGGTCTTCGGTTCTTGAAGTTCCGGtggagaataataataataatgtgccGCCCCGCCGCTTTGATAATAATAACGCGTCTAGTAGCAGTATGTACGTGATGAATAATGATaacaacaacattaataacaataatgagaataaaaatgGTAATTCAAATTTAGCTCCCTGCTCGGTTGACTTGAATAAAGGCAATGGTGATCAACAAGGATTTTCAGCTGGGCTAGTTGCCAGCAGGCTCAACGAGTTGGCTTCGTGTCTCAAGTTCGATCCCTGCAGGATAAATCCCTCTCTTATGATCCCGCCGCATCATCCGTTGACGCCATTTGGAAGAGATCACGCCGGCGAATCTAGTCTGCTAAATAATAAGGTCAATGAAACatcatgaattaattaattatatatgttaactAAATCTCAGCCTGGGCATTGCTTAATTTCTAGTTTGTTTTAAACATGCttggttttaatttaatttgtgtgaTGTTTAGGGATGTGGCAATGCTAAGAATAATCTGGAGCTTCCTGAAGGTGATGGCATTTGCCAGGGCGTGGACGCCGTTGACGTTTCACTGAATTTGAATGACTACGAGATGTTCAACGGTCTGCAACAAGGTCAGCCAAGATACAACGTTAACGGCGAAGATGTAGGAATGGGTTGCCTGACCACAATGGAGAAGAACTCCGGCACTGAATCCAGCAGCCATGTTGTAAGTGCTCTCATCTTCAGCTTcattcatttctattatatacAAGGGAGGGTCCAGGTGATAACAGTTTCTGAATACCTTCACAACACCTTCTATCTTGAAAAATCAAAACTAGAATTTTATCATTAATAAAGTTTTAAgattgcaataattataaaatgaactacttttaaaagttttcaataattattaaattgacatagctttttttttatatgtaaaattcaatgattttcattaaatcgtaacTTTATTATATTGTGCAGACTTCGTCTTCAGGACGGCAAGAGTGCATTGGTTTAGAGTGGTTACCTATAGGAAGTTCAATTAATTTGGTACCTGCGATGAACTGCATGCTTATGAATCCTCCTCCTAGCACCACCTGCAAAAAAAACAATGGCTTAGGACTCCCAACAGGACAGCAGCAAGCAGCTCATTCGCTATCCAACATCACTACCGGCGATAGTAGCGTTGCAGATTATCAAGATTGCGGATTGTCGCCGGCTCTTCTCAACCGCGGCGGCGACTTCCAAGTCAGCTGTAGTCCACAGGCAAGGGACAAAGCCAAGATGAGATACCacgagaagaagaaaacaagaaCGTATGTCaaatctatacatatatatactacatatttTTGCACCTTTCAAATTCACCGATAATAACTTGCCTGCAAACCAGACCTTTGACATGGGATTagctctaataccaaattgaagcataagcctaagctaatagttggattACACATTTAACTTGCCTAGTCATGTTTTCTCGCAGGTTTGAGAAGCAAATAAGATATGCATCTCGTAAATCCAGAGCTGATACTAGAAGACGGGTAAAAGGTAGATTTGTTAAAGCTGGCGAAGAGTATGATTATGATCCGCTAATCACCAAGAAGGCATGATTGAAATGTTTAAGGTAGATTATTGCACGGATGTTGGTTCAATAATCAAGGTTATGATATTGGGAGATGGCCTCGATCAGCAGTGGTTCCATTAATTGGCTAATTCTTAAGGTTATTAAATAGATGTTTGATCACAGTATAGACAGTAGTAGTACGTTAATTGCGAAGATATATACACATGAATGAACAATACTATCAAATATCTATCTATCCTTGCTGCCGcgcgccaccgccgccgccattCTCATCGCTGCAGCTATATATggaagaaaaataaagctaGGTTTCTTCCAGTTTGAAGTGTTGTCTTTCCTTCATTCCCTGCAGGCAATAAGTTCCAGGCCAGGGGGATTCTATATATGCTCGGCTCGTTTAATAAgttttcatatataaataagGGAAGTTATGCTTTGATTTCCATTCAACCCGTATTGGAATGGAAGTGTTTTATTTCTATTCGATCTTGTCTTGATGTAATTTTATTATGGAGTTGTTGGAATGAAATAACGTATTTTGGCTCCGAATTAATAAGATTTGTGAGTTACGTTGTTGGACTATAATGATAAGTCCAACAAAATGAGCACACTTTTAATTTGACTCATATTTAATATGttgattcattttttattttttttacgtATTTGTCTTAATTATTTTGgagtttaaattattaaatttcttatattgtaattgaaaataGTCATGAAGGGCTTCTAATGTGTTTTCATTGGGATGATTTCAACGGTATTAGAAAGTCAACTGAATGAGATACAACTCTTGTGAAGGTTACAAAGTCAAAAACTGAAGTTATGAGAGTCAAAATCTGCTTAGAAGTTAAAATTGCGCTGCAAAATTACTTAAATGCATAATGCATGTATTTGATGTGTCAAAAGACAAGTTCAACGCGTTGAAAGCCAAATTATATTAATCCATTGCTTTTTTACTcatattttctcctttttctttttcaaatttaattatttagcCCTAATATCGAACTATGTTGCCCCTTGGCCTACCAAGTAAAGAGCGATTTGATATCAATTTATCTATATAACTTTGTTAATTTGAGGCAATTTATaaagtgaaaaatgaaaatagacaTTTATCTATATAACTTGACATGTTACAATTTATTCATGGatcaaattataccataaaacACTTAAAACTAAATTGTTCACTCTTATGTATGGGTCACTTACTTACTATCTAGCCCGGTTTAGTACAATTTGGTTGGCGAAAAAGTCTAATAACCTCCTAGCCACATCAGTACtcaatcaattattatattgtagacCATTATTCACATGGTAAGGTAAATCATTGacataaaaattcatttttaatatatcacaTGTTCATTTATAATaggttaattatattttaatacatgttcatttttaatatatatactacttaaaagtttatatacaaaaaatgaACCCACaattactaaaaatgaatttatattaGGGATTCACCTTACCAGGACCCATGGTGTAATTTGCCGAGCTCAATAAATGTTGTATTGTCTTCATTCTGTTTTGACTTTTGATGTTGTTCTACCCCAAATAATGGTACCCATTTGACTCAATTCTATCACACCATATATGACATGATGACacattatcaaatttaatttaaatgttatattattattattatattttggtgtGAAATGACATTGACATTGACCGTatcaatattatatacattttacttataGATTGATACAATTTCAAGCAAAAACCACTTCGAGGAGATGTTATGTTGACTAATGACTCAAATAAGAGAAGGAGAGAAAAAATACGAGGGGAGGTTGTAATATTAAAAGAGATAAGATAAAAAGAATATAGGGAGGGAGAAAATAAAGAGGTATAGTAGGGATCGGAAATATAGAATGaaagcaaaaatataaaaaggctATATTATTATTCTGATTTACTAATTATCTTTTTACAATATATGAAACCTATTATTTATAAGATTATTGTATTCTTCCTATAGTCTAAGTCTAACTAATTCTAATGATATAACAATTCTTATTCTAATGTCCCCCTAATtctaataatatagtaattctTATTATAATGTTACTCTAATTCTAATAAATTCTTTCTTTAATATAAAAGATagtaataatttcatttttttaattatgtttttgcatATATACAGTTCTCCTGATCCGTTAAAGTTTGATGCAATCCACTGCCTTATTAATAACAATGGTGGCATATTAATGGGAGAAGTAGTAACTCTTGGAGATTTTTGTTCTTCTCTTCTCCCAATTCTTGTTCCAATTCTTGAAATCTGGTGTGAGATTATGTAGCATTATTCTTTATTTGAAGTGTGGTTTTGGCATCTGAAAAAACTGATGAGTTTGAGTCGCGTCCTCAGGATGACCAAAACCATTTTTTACTTCAAACAAGTTTTCATAATTGTAACCTTTGCCTTAATCTTCTTCTTCGTTCTCAATTACCACATTAGTCCACCCCCGGTTTTCTACAGCCTATCGTCCTTGAGCGCCGCCGCCGGAGACACCACGCCCACCGCCGCCCGCCACCTCTTGTTCGCGATCGCTTCCTCCACGAAGACTTTCCCCGGGCGGAAAGATTACATCGGCCTGTGGTACAGAACGAATTCCACCCGGGCGTATGTGTTTTTAGACCGTGATCCACTGGGAGCTGAAAACGTCTCCGATCCGGCCCTGCCGCCGATTCTCATCCACGAGAGCACGGCCGGCTTCCCCTACAATAACAGCAAGGGCCACCGCTCGGCCGTGGCCATAGCGCGGATGGTGAAAGCGGTGGCGATGCGCAACGAGTCGGACGTGAGATGGTACGTTTTCGGGGACGACGACACGGTGTTTTTTGTGGAGAATGTGGTCAGCGCTTTGTCAAAGTACGACCACGAGGAGTTGTACTACATCGGGGCCAACTCGGAGAGTTACGAACAGAATGCTTATTTCTCGTTCGACATGGGATACGGCGGCGGAGGTTTCGCTCTCAGCCACGGTTTGGCTAAGGTTTTGGGTGCGGTTTTGGATTCTTGCATCGTACGTTACCCGCATCTCTACGGCAGCGATTCCAGGATTTTCGCTTGCTTGGCGGAGCTGGGCATCGGCTTAACACATGAACCTGGATTTCACCAGGTACATATACATAGTTCAGTTATTCTTTAAAACTTCTAACATGTGTATACAAATAACTCAATTAGTTTCTGTGTAACATATTAAGGAAAATAATGTAGGAGTTACACTTAATGGGGTGGAATTATACTTCAGACACTAAAAATAATTGAGTCACTCTGATTTACCTGGATTATTCCGATAGAGTTTCAGGTAACAAAATTTTACGTTTTGTGTAAGGTTAAAAACTTATAAACTTCAACctaactttttatggacattcATAAGAGCAACATTATCAATGGTTTTTTGGAGATAATGTCAGATCTTTTGCCATGTTGGAAGGAgagaggagaagagagagagggtgAGAGAAGCTCTGTAAAAATGGAGTTATTAGCATAGTAAATCTGACAAAACATAGCACAGTAAATCTGACAAAACATTGAAGGAAGCTTCGTCGCTGCGCCCACCGGGCGCGTGCGCACGTGCCAGGTGGTGGGcgtgatcttttttttttttttgttttaaaaatcatttttgttttttcttttttttctctctcccattttctttttcttaatcacacttacaaaaactcctaaaataCCGCGAAATAACTCCATTGATGGTGATGCTCTAAGgaatattatctaaataaaatcaatagacGACCAGTTTTGTTTGAAATTAGAAGAGAAAAAGTATAGAAACTTTTTTATTAAGTCAAAGCTATTAATGTAGGTTTATTGCCGAGAAAATAGAGGGAGATAATAGTGGTTATTTCTTGGGAAAGGGAGAAAGATATATTTTGACCCTATAGGGGGTCCACCTCCATTATCTTGGAGTTTTATGCATTTTAAA
It includes:
- the LOC116009721 gene encoding cyclin-U1-1 — translated: MLEEGDNPFPALPGPTQAETTTPRVLTILSSVLEKLVARNDRLALLCLDGGTENNTDGSSSSSSSSSAGFRLGKSLNAFHGVRAPSISIPKYIERIYKYTNCSPSCFVVGYVYMDRLAHKYPNSLVISLNVHRLLVTCVMVASKILDDEHYNNAFFARVGGVSNAELNKLEIELLFLLDFGVSVSSQVFECYCQHLEKEILQCNGIGGDATILNIIQRGVEAYALDDDTKHASSPLPPPNFAD
- the LOC116010099 gene encoding putative zinc finger protein CONSTANS-LIKE 11, translating into MEPLCEFCGVVRAVVYCKADSAKLCLHCDGCVHSANGLSRRHQRSLICDKCNSQPAMVRCMDDDICICEACDWGGNGCSGQAHRRKVLSAYTGCPSPADFTRMWSSVLEVPNKNGNSNLAPCSVDLNKGNGDQQGFSAGLVASRLNELASCLKFDPCRINPSLMIPPHHPLTPFGRDHAGESSLLNNKGCGNAKNNLELPEGDGICQGVDAVDVSLNLNDYEMFNGLQQGQPRYNVNGEDVGMGCLTTMEKNSGTESSSHVTSSSGRQECIGLEWLPIGSSINLVPAMNCMLMNPPPSTTCKKNNGLGLPTGQQQAAHSLSNITTGDSSVADYQDCGLSPALLNRGGDFQVSCSPQARDKAKMRYHEKKKTRTFEKQIRYASRKSRADTRRRVKGRFVKAGEEYDYDPLITKKA
- the LOC116010100 gene encoding uncharacterized protein LOC116010100 → MTKTIFYFKQVFIIVTFALIFFFVLNYHISPPPVFYSLSSLSAAAGDTTPTAARHLLFAIASSTKTFPGRKDYIGLWYRTNSTRAYVFLDRDPLGAENVSDPALPPILIHESTAGFPYNNSKGHRSAVAIARMVKAVAMRNESDVRWYVFGDDDTVFFVENVVSALSKYDHEELYYIGANSESYEQNAYFSFDMGYGGGGFALSHGLAKVLGAVLDSCIVRYPHLYGSDSRIFACLAELGIGLTHEPGFHQTDVWGNLFGFLTSHPQSILLSLHHLDEVQPLFPNMSRPQALKHFFTAVDADPARISQQTICYDQNNSLSVSVSWGYAVQVYQGYYPLPDLLSALRTFLPWDKDRGHPRFMFNTRPVPSDPCQRPLLFFLDTVHSNGTTNNVWTRYSRHGLVQSCNTHDKLLMDLKEIKVFSKRLDVDDARLQADVTEFVRKKRNCPKFSTLLGARIAVSKRGYTCSEPAKNIIYQ